Proteins found in one Mustela lutreola isolate mMusLut2 chromosome 10, mMusLut2.pri, whole genome shotgun sequence genomic segment:
- the ELOVL1 gene encoding elongation of very long chain fatty acids protein 1 — MEAVVNLYQEIMKNADPRIQGYPLMGSPLLMTSILLTYVYFVLSLGPRIMANRKPFQLRGFMIVYNFSLVALSLYIVYEFLMSGWLSTYTWRCDPVDYSNSPEALRMVRVAWLFLFSKFIELMDTVIFILRKKDGQVTFLHVFHHSVLPWSWWWGVQVAPGGMGSFHAMINSSVHVIMYLYYGLSALGPVAQPYLWWKKHMTAIQLIQFVLVSLHISQYYFMPSCNYQYPIIIHLIWMYGTIFFVLFSNFWYHSYTKGKRLPRVLQQNGAPGTTKVKAN, encoded by the exons ATGGAGGCGGTTGTGAACTTGTACCAGGAGATAATGAAGAATGCAG ATCCTCGGATCCAGGGCTACCCTCTGATGGGGTCCCCCCTGCTGATGACCTCTATCCTCCTGACCTACGTGTACTTCGTTCTTTCACTTGGGCCTCGCATCATGGCCAATCGGAAGCCCTTCCAGCTCCGGGGCTTCATGATTGTCTATAACTTCTCACTGGTGGCTCTCTCCCTCTACATTGTCTATGAG TTCTTGATGTCTGGCTGGTTGAGTACCTACACATGGCGGTGCGATCCTGTGGACTATTCCAATAGCCCGGAGGCACTAAGG ATGGTTCGAGTGgcctggctcttcctcttctccaagtTCATCGAGCTGATGGACACG GTGATCTTCATTCTCCGGAAAAAAGATGGACAGGTGACCTTCCTACATGTCTTCCACCACTCAGTGCTTCCCTGGAGCTGGTGGTGGGGGGTACAAGTTGCCCCGG GAGGAATGGGCTCTTTCCACGCCATGATCAACTCCTCTGTGCATGTCATCATGTACCTGTACTACGGGTTGTCTGCCCTCGGCCCTGTGGCTCAGCCTTACCTGTGGTGGAAAAAGCATATGACAGCCATCCAGCTG ATCCAGTTCGTCCTGGTCTCACTGCACATCTCCCAGTACTACTTCATGCCCAGCTGCAACTACCAGTACCCCATCATCATCCACCTCATCTGGATGTACGGCACCATCTTCTTCGTGCTCTTCTCCAATTTCTGGTATCACTCCTACACCAAAGGCAAGCGGCTGCCCCGTGTGCTTCAGCAGAATGGAGCTCCAGGTACCACCAAAGTCAAGGCCAACTGA
- the MED8 gene encoding mediator of RNA polymerase II transcription subunit 8 isoform X2 has translation MQREEKQLEASLDALLSQVADLKNSLGSFIYKLENEYDRLTWPSVLDSFALLSGQLNTLNKVLKHEKTPLFRNQVIIPLVLSPDRDEDLMRQTEGRVPVFSHEVVPDHLRTKPDPEVEEQEKQLTTDAARIGADAAQKQIQSLNKMCSNLLEKISKEERESESGGLRPNKQTFNPADTNALVAAVAFGKGLSNWRPSGSSGPGQPGQPGAGTILAGASGLQQVQMAGAPSQQQPLLSGVQMAQAGQTGKMPSGIKTNIKSASMHPYQR, from the exons aTGCAG agggaggagaagcagcttGAGGCATCATTAGATGCACTGCTGAGTCAAGTTGCTGATCTGAAGAACTCACTGGGGAGTTTCATTTACAAGTTGGAGAACGAGTATGACCGGCTGACCTG GCCCTCTGTCCTGGACAGCTTTGCTTTGCTCTCCGGACAGCTGAACACTTTGAACAAGGTCTTGAAGCATGAAAAGACACCACTGTTCCGTAACCAGGTCATCATCCCTCTGGTGTTGTCCCCAGACCGCGATGAAGATCTTATG CGGCAGACTGAAGGACGAGTGCCTGTTTTCAGCCATGAGGTGGTCCCTGACCATCTGAGAACCAAGCCCGACCCTGAGGTCGAAGAACAAGAAAAGCAGTTAACCACAGATGCGGCCCGCATTGGTGCTGATGCAGCTCAG AAGCAGATCCAGAGCTTAAATAAAATGTGCTCAAACCTTCTGGAGAAAATCAGCAAAGAGGAACGGGAATCGGAGAGTGGAG GTCTCCGGCCAAACAAGCAGACCTTTAACCCTGCAGACACCAATGCTTTAGTAGCTGCTGTGGCCTTTGGGAAGGGGCTGTCTAACTGGAGACCTTCAGGCAGCAGTGGTCCTGGCCAGCCAGGCCAGCCTGGAGCTGGGACCATCCTTGCCGGAGCCTCAGGACTGCAGCAGGTGCAGATGGCAGGAGCTCCAAGCCAGCAGCAGCCGCTGCTCAGTGGCGTACAGATGGCTCAAGCAGGTCAAACAG GGAAAATGCCAAGTGGAATAAAAACCAACATCAAGTCAGCTTCAATGCATCCCTACCAGCG CTGA
- the MED8 gene encoding mediator of RNA polymerase II transcription subunit 8 isoform X1 gives MQREEKQLEASLDALLSQVADLKNSLGSFIYKLENEYDRLTWPSVLDSFALLSGQLNTLNKVLKHEKTPLFRNQVIIPLVLSPDRDEDLMRQTEGRVPVFSHEVVPDHLRTKPDPEVEEQEKQLTTDAARIGADAAQKQIQSLNKMCSNLLEKISKEERESESGGLRPNKQTFNPADTNALVAAVAFGKGLSNWRPSGSSGPGQPGQPGAGTILAGASGLQQVQMAGAPSQQQPLLSGVQMAQAGQTGKMPSGIKTNIKSASMHPYQR, from the exons aTGCAG agggaggagaagcagcttGAGGCATCATTAGATGCACTGCTGAGTCAAGTTGCTGATCTGAAGAACTCACTGGGGAGTTTCATTTACAAGTTGGAGAACGAGTATGACCGGCTGACCTG GCCCTCTGTCCTGGACAGCTTTGCTTTGCTCTCCGGACAGCTGAACACTTTGAACAAGGTCTTGAAGCATGAAAAGACACCACTGTTCCGTAACCAGGTCATCATCCCTCTGGTGTTGTCCCCAGACCGCGATGAAGATCTTATG CGGCAGACTGAAGGACGAGTGCCTGTTTTCAGCCATGAGGTGGTCCCTGACCATCTGAGAACCAAGCCCGACCCTGAGGTCGAAGAACAAGAAAAGCAGTTAACCACAGATGCGGCCCGCATTGGTGCTGATGCAGCTCAG AAGCAGATCCAGAGCTTAAATAAAATGTGCTCAAACCTTCTGGAGAAAATCAGCAAAGAGGAACGGGAATCGGAGAGTGGAG GTCTCCGGCCAAACAAGCAGACCTTTAACCCTGCAGACACCAATGCTTTAGTAGCTGCTGTGGCCTTTGGGAAGGGGCTGTCTAACTGGAGACCTTCAGGCAGCAGTGGTCCTGGCCAGCCAGGCCAGCCTGGAGCTGGGACCATCCTTGCCGGAGCCTCAGGACTGCAGCAGGTGCAGATGGCAGGAGCTCCAAGCCAGCAGCAGCCGCTGCTCAGTGGCGTACAGATGGCTCAAGCAGGTCAAACAG GGAAAATGCCAAGTGGAATAAAAACCAACATCAAGTCAGCTTCAATGCATCCCTACCAGCGGTGA
- the MED8 gene encoding mediator of RNA polymerase II transcription subunit 8 isoform X3 codes for MRQTEGRVPVFSHEVVPDHLRTKPDPEVEEQEKQLTTDAARIGADAAQKQIQSLNKMCSNLLEKISKEERESESGGLRPNKQTFNPADTNALVAAVAFGKGLSNWRPSGSSGPGQPGQPGAGTILAGASGLQQVQMAGAPSQQQPLLSGVQMAQAGQTGKMPSGIKTNIKSASMHPYQR; via the exons ATG CGGCAGACTGAAGGACGAGTGCCTGTTTTCAGCCATGAGGTGGTCCCTGACCATCTGAGAACCAAGCCCGACCCTGAGGTCGAAGAACAAGAAAAGCAGTTAACCACAGATGCGGCCCGCATTGGTGCTGATGCAGCTCAG AAGCAGATCCAGAGCTTAAATAAAATGTGCTCAAACCTTCTGGAGAAAATCAGCAAAGAGGAACGGGAATCGGAGAGTGGAG GTCTCCGGCCAAACAAGCAGACCTTTAACCCTGCAGACACCAATGCTTTAGTAGCTGCTGTGGCCTTTGGGAAGGGGCTGTCTAACTGGAGACCTTCAGGCAGCAGTGGTCCTGGCCAGCCAGGCCAGCCTGGAGCTGGGACCATCCTTGCCGGAGCCTCAGGACTGCAGCAGGTGCAGATGGCAGGAGCTCCAAGCCAGCAGCAGCCGCTGCTCAGTGGCGTACAGATGGCTCAAGCAGGTCAAACAG GGAAAATGCCAAGTGGAATAAAAACCAACATCAAGTCAGCTTCAATGCATCCCTACCAGCGGTGA